CATTGGAATCAAGAGAGTGGTCAAAATTAATCCCTATGAATTGAAGGAAACGATTGCTACCATAAAAGAAGAAATGCAGGTGGATGAGCCTTCTGTAATTATTGCGGATGCTCCCTGCGTGATTCGCGCGAGAAAGATTTTTACCAAACCCTACTATGTGATTGCGGATAAATGCACAAAATGCGGCATGTGCGACCGGGTTGGCTGTTCCGCAATTGAGAAAGACGAAGATGGCAAAACCAAAATTAATCCGTTGCTCTGCATCGGTTGCGACATTTGTCTTCAGGTGTGCAAGCCGGGAGCGATTCAAAGACCTGTCAACGAATAATTTTCAGAAAAAATCATGAGGTTAAATAATGGATAAATTGAAACTTAAAATAGAGAAGGACAATCCGGTCATAAACGTAGTCATGGGCGGAGTCGGCGGTCAGGGCGTGCTTGTCGCCAGTGATATTTTGACCCTGGCGGCGCTGAACGCGGGAATGGACACAAAAAAGAGCGAAGTGCACGGCATGGCGCAGCGCGGCGGCAGCGTGGTAAGTCAAATTCGTCTGGGAGAAAAAATTTATTCGCCGTTAGTGGTGAAAGGAAGCGCTGATGTCTTGCTCGCATTTGAAAAATTGGAAGCGGTGCGATATTTGGAAATGCTGAAACAGGGCGGCGTCGTCATTGTCAATGATCAGCAAATCACACCGCTCACGGTTTATTTTGCCAACATCCCGTATCCCGAAAATGTCGAAGAAATTTGCCGTCGCCGCGCGGGAGAATTTTTTGCCATCGAGGGCATTCAAATCGCAGATGATTTGGGAAATACGCGCGTGCTGAATACGGTCATGTTGGGTGCTCTTTCCACATTTCTGGACATCAAAAAAGATGATTGGATTAAGGCAATTGAACAGCGAGTTCCGCAGAAAACCATTCCTCTGAATATCAAAGCCTTCGAGGAAGGCGCGAAGATTTTTGATGCGGTTAATTATTAGCGACAAAACCATTAGGAAAAATGTCGAAAAGCCTTTTGCAAACAAAAAGAATTTTTTTAAATGGTACTGTCGATAAATTGAAAATGAAGTGTACTGCACCTTCAAGGTGCGGCACACTTTGAAATAAGATTAAGTAAAGGAGAGCCAATAGATGATCAGAAATTTTGACGAATTGATTACCGAAGCGCAGCGAATAAGTCGTGAGCGCCATCGCCCGATTCGCGTGGCGGTTGCCGCGGGAAATGATTCGGCGGCGCTGGAAGCAGTTCATGAAGCGAAAAAAATGGAAATGGTTGATGGGGTGCTCGTGGGAGAGAAAGAACTCATCTGGCAGGCTCTGGAAGAATTGAATTTGCCGCGGGATGAATTTGAAATAATCGAGGCAAAGGGAGATGCGGAAATTTGTCGGCGGACGATTCAGACCATTCACGACGGCGAAGCGGAAATTATTTTGAAAGGCAAAGTGAAAACCGCCACATTGCTCAAGGCGGTGCTGAATGCGGAATACGGCTTGCGCACCGGAAACTTGATCAGCGATGCGTTTGTGTTCGAATGGCTTGACAGACCGTCAGAAAATAAAATCATGATCATCACCGACGGCGGTTTCACTCTGGCGCCGGATTTGAATCAAAAGGTACAATTGATCGAAAATGCCGTCAAAGTCATGCACGCTCTGGGCAACAAAAATCCCAAAGTCGCGGTGCTCTCTGCCGTAGAAACTGTCAATCCGTCGCTGCAATCCACAGTCGATGCGGCGATTTTGGCGAAAATGAACCAGCGCGGTCAGATCAAAGGCTGCGTCGTTGACGGGCCACTGGCGTTGGACAATGCCATTTCTCCGGAAGCGGCAAAAATCAAAGGGATCGATTCTCCTGTTGCCGGGCAGGCGGATATCTTGCTTTTTCCGAATATTGAATCCGCCAATACTACGGCAAAAGGAACAACTTACTTCGCTAATCTGCGCCTGGCCCACGCTACCATGGGCGCCAAAGCGCCGGTGCTGATTCCTTCCCGCTCGGATACAGCGGACGCAAAGATGTTGACGCTGGCGTTGAACGTGGTTTTGAGTCAGCAGTTGTAACTTTTTTGTGGAATGCGGATTTACACAGATTTGACGGATCATTGCGGATTGTTTTTTATTTTTTGATCCGCGGAAATTCGTTTAATCAGTGTCCCCTGCGTGCTATATGCCAACGGTTATTAAAATAGATTAATTTGCTTATTTCCGGGGAAATTTGGCCGCAACTTTTGCTGAAAAAGCCGTATTAACAGACAGGTTTATTGCTAATTTAAAGTTCAAAGTAATGAAAAATTACCCGAGGATGGAAAATTGCTGTCTTTATTGCCCTGTTTGGCGGATTTCAGTGAAAAAATGATCGACATAAAAAATCAGCGTGAATTAGCCCGGTTTTTGTTGGAGCAAATTTGCCGATTTTTGGATTGTAAGCAGGCTTCAGTGTTGGTGTTCG
This portion of the Calditrichota bacterium genome encodes:
- a CDS encoding indolepyruvate oxidoreductase subunit beta, with the protein product MDKLKLKIEKDNPVINVVMGGVGGQGVLVASDILTLAALNAGMDTKKSEVHGMAQRGGSVVSQIRLGEKIYSPLVVKGSADVLLAFEKLEAVRYLEMLKQGGVVIVNDQQITPLTVYFANIPYPENVEEICRRRAGEFFAIEGIQIADDLGNTRVLNTVMLGALSTFLDIKKDDWIKAIEQRVPQKTIPLNIKAFEEGAKIFDAVNY
- a CDS encoding bifunctional enoyl-CoA hydratase/phosphate acetyltransferase, with protein sequence MIRNFDELITEAQRISRERHRPIRVAVAAGNDSAALEAVHEAKKMEMVDGVLVGEKELIWQALEELNLPRDEFEIIEAKGDAEICRRTIQTIHDGEAEIILKGKVKTATLLKAVLNAEYGLRTGNLISDAFVFEWLDRPSENKIMIITDGGFTLAPDLNQKVQLIENAVKVMHALGNKNPKVAVLSAVETVNPSLQSTVDAAILAKMNQRGQIKGCVVDGPLALDNAISPEAAKIKGIDSPVAGQADILLFPNIESANTTAKGTTYFANLRLAHATMGAKAPVLIPSRSDTADAKMLTLALNVVLSQQL